DNA sequence from the Tenacibaculum mesophilum genome:
TAACTGATAATACGATAATGCTAAAAAATATTTTAGTCTTATAAGAAAAACTTATTAACTAATAAACCAAATTGATAAGCTTATTTGTTTAGAAACAGAAAGTTTCCCATATATTTGTCGCCCCAGTTATTTTTAGGCACATATCTTTTTTATCAGACAAAACCTAATAAAGAAATTTTAAATTAAATTGGTAAATTTTATGAATTCAGAATTAATCAATAAGGCGGAAGAATTTGAAAACAGAAAATTCAAGTTTATTACTACTAGTGATAGAATACTAGCCGCTAGAGAAGCAAAAGCTCTTATACTAGAGATTAATGAGGTATATAAACAAACAAAAGACAGCGCATTAATGGATTTAATGAAACGGTTAACAGCTGTAAAACAACGCATTGAAAAACGTTTAAAAGGAAAACCTTTAACAGCTTAAACAATAAATAATGTTTAAGCTCGTTTACAGTATACACAATAGGAATAGTAGTTTCATCAACTACCACTCTCATTATAATATTTATTCTTGATAAAGTTCTAAGTAAAATTACTTAGAACTTTTCTTTTTTAAATATATTTGTAACATCGGGATGTAGCTTAGTCCGGTTAAAGTGCTGGTCTGGGGGACCAGAGATCGGTGGTTCGAATCCACTCATCCCGACTTCTTTTATTTTTTTTCAAAAAAATTCTACCTCTCTAAATAATCAAAACAAACTAAAATTCAACAACTTAAAAAACTTCTAAAATCATTACAAAAAACACCTTTTAAAAAAAATAAAAAAAAGTTTTTTCAGTTTCAAAAAACATTATATATTTGCCACGCTTTTGAGGCAAACGCCGATGTAGCTCAGCTGGCTAGAGCAGCTGATTTGTAATCAGCAGGTCGTGGGTTCGAGTCCCTCCATCGGCTCAAAACTAAAAGCGCTAACAAAAAGTTAGCGCTTTTTTTATGCGCTTATTTTGCTAAATTTGTCATAACTCTATTTTTACAAAAACTTAATGAAAAATATATTTGTTATTGGTATTGCTGGAGGTACAGGAAGTGGAAAAACCACGGTAGTAAACCAAATTATTAACGAACTTCCTGCAGATGAAGTTTGCGTTATTTCACAGGACTCTTACTACAAACAAACAGATAACCTAACTTACGAAGAACGTACTAAGATAAACTTTGATCACCCTAGAGCTATCGATTTTGATTTAATGGTGGATCATCTATCTGAATTAAAAAACGGATGCATTATTGAACAACCGGTATATTCATTCGTTGCCCACAACAGAACCAAAGACACTATAAAAACACACCCCAGAAAAGTTATTATAATTGAAGGTATTTTGATTTTTAATAGCAAAGAACTTCGTAACTTGTGTGATATAAAAGTTTTTGTTCATGCTGATGCTGACGAACGCTTGATTAGACGTGTAAGAAGAGACATTAAAGAACGAGGTAGAGATGTTGATGAAGTTTTAAACCGTTACCAAAGCACTTTAAAACCTATGCACCAACAATTTATCGAACCTACAAAAAATTATGCTGATATCATTATACCTAACGATAGATATAATACCGTAGCTATAGATATTGTAAGAACTGTAATTAACGACCGTTTATAAAATGAGTTTAAAATCAATTAAAAACAAACCTTCCTTTAAAATAGTCACTAATATTTACGTGATTATACTCACTGTTTTTGTGGTTTGGATGCTTTTTTTTGATGAAAATTCTTACCTTACCCATAGAGAGTTTAATAAAGAGATTAATGAACTAAAGAGCTGGATTGATTATCATGAAAAAAAAATCAAGAAAGACAAAAAAACCATTCAACAACTACAAGACTCTCTTCAACTAGAACGCTATGCTAGAGAAAAGTACTTAATGAAGAAAGAAGATGAAGATATTTATATTATTGAATTTGATACCATAAAAAAGTAATGAGTAACTATTTATTTGACGAATTTCAAGGTGTTACCCCTGCAGAATGGAAACAAAAAATACAAGTAGACCTTAAAGGTGCCGATTATAACGATACACTTTTATGGAAAACTGAAGAAGGTATTACTGTAAAACCTTTTTACACTAAAGAAGACAGAACCAATATTCAGATTAATACTCCAAATAAAGGTTTTGCTATTTGTCAATCTATTAACATTGAGAATGAAGAAGAAGCAAATACATTTGCTATCTACTCAATTAAAAGAGGAGCAAACGCCATAAAATTCAGCGCAAAAAAAGAGTTTGACTACAATACCTTATTAAAAGGAATTGACACTCAAAAAACCTTACTTTACTTTACTTTTAATTTTTTATCATCACAATTTGTAAAAAAACTAGCTGATTTCACAAACTCGGACAAGTGCTACTTCAATATAGATGTTATAGGAAACTTAGCTAGCTCAGGAAACTGGTATTCTAATCTTAAAAGCGATCATACACAATTAGAAGAAATAGCAAAAGCTACTCAAAATGCTATTTGTGTTAATGCTTCCATTTATCAAAATGCAGGAGCAACCATAGTTCAACAATTAGCATATGCACTTGCACACGCAAACGAATACTTGAATCATTTTGGAAGCTCAATTGCAAACAATATTCACTTTAATTTTTCTGTAGGAAGTAATTACTTTTTTGAAATTGCCAAACTAAGAGCTTTTAGGATTTTATGGGATTCTTTATTAAACGAATACAACACCAAAGCTACTGCTCATATTTTTACACAACCAAGTTCACGTAACAAAACTATATACGACTACAATGTAAACATGCTACGCACTACCTCTGAGTGTATGAGTGCTATTTTAGGAGGAACCAACACTGTAGCTAATAGTTCCTATGATAAAATTTTCCACCACTCAAATGAATTTGGGGAACGCATTTCTAGAAACCAGCTACTAATTTTACAGCAAGAAAGTGAGCTAGCAGAAGCTCAAAAGATTGCTGATGGTGCATACTACATTGAAACAATTACTCAACAACTTGCCCAAAAAGCACTAGAAGTTTTTAAATTAATAGAAAAAGGTGGTGGTTTCTTAAAACAATTAAAAGAAGGAGTTATCCAACGAAAAATAAAAGAGTCTGCAGATAAAGAACAACAATTATTTGACTCAGGAGAATTAGTTTTACTTGGAACAAACAAAATTCAAAACGAAAATGACAAGATGAAAAACGATTTAGAAGTTTCGCCTTTCTTGAAAATTCGTAACGAAAAAACACTAATTCAACCTATTATTCAAAAACGATTAGCTGAAAAGCTAGAACAAGAACGTTTAGAAAATGAGTAGAAAACTAGTTTACATATCCGTTTTCATTACATTACTTTCCGAAACACTAGCCTTAAATGCTCAAAACTTGAGTAACATTCCAAAAACTGAGCTTATTAAATTGATGGTTGACTCATTCGAGAATCAAATTTGCAATTACTATTCAATCAACAAAGAAAATTCTAGTGAAGCTTTTTTTAAGTATGTAAATGATTTTAATTCTAACAAAATTAACATAAACGACTTAACTTCTAAAGAAGAGCTAGAACTTTTAAAGATTTCTAATGAAACTTTAAAAAAATATATCTGGGTAACTGATAAAGAAAAATTTGAACGATTTATAAAAAACACTGAAGAAAAAGAACAAATTCTGATAACCGAAATTAAAGACGAGAGAGGTAGCTCAGAACCTCTATACACTAACAAGTTAGGAGTGAATTATTTTGATGAATATTCAGGTAAACTACTTAAAGAAACAAAAGTTAACGATTTAAAGGAGGTGCTAACAACCTTAAGAGATATGCCTGACACATCTCCTCAGTCAAGTGCTTTTGCTTTTACATACATAAATAAAGAAAACTACAAAGATCCTTCTTTGAAAACCTTTATTGCATTCGAACTGTATTATACCGTTTTAAACACCTTGAACAAAAATGAGTAGAAAAGATATATCAAACATACAAATAGATAAAAACCAAGAACAGCAAAGCAAAAACTTCAAACACGAAGATTTTGTTGCTGGTATTGCACCTAACTTACGTGGACCTTACTCTACCATGTATGTTCGTAGACCTTGGACAATTCGTCAATATGCAGGTTTTTCTACAGCTGAAGAAAGCAATGCTTTTTACCGTAGAAATTTAGCTGCTGGTCAAAAAGGATTATCAGTTGCTTTCGATTTAGCTACACACCGTGGTTACGACTCAGACCACGAACGTGTACAAGGTGATGTTGGAAAAGCTGGTGTTGCTATAGATTCTGTGGAAGACATGAAAGTTTTGTTCGACCAAATACCATTAGATAAAATGTCCGTTTCCATGACTATGAATGGAGCCGTTTTACCAATTTTGGCATTTTATATTGTAGCAGCTGAAGAACAAGGTGTAGCTCCTAAACTATTATCAGGAACTATTCAAAACGATATTTTAAAAGAGTTTATGGTGCGTAATACTTACATTTACCCACCTACTCCATCAATGAAAATTATTGCTGATATTTTTAGATATACTTCTGAAAATATGCCTAGGTTTAATTCAATCTCTATTTCAGGGTACCATATGCAAGAAGCTGGTGCTACTGCAGAAATTGAATTGGCTTATACTTTAGCTGACGGATTGGAATACATTAAAAAAGGGTTAGAAGCAGGAATGGACATTGACACCTTCGCTCCTCGCTTATCTTTCTTCTGGGCTATTGGAATGAATCATTTTATGGAAATTGCTAAAATGCGCGCTGGTAGAATGCTATGGGCTAAACTAGTAAAGCAATTCAACCCAAAAAATCCAAAATCATTAGCATTAAGAACCCACTGTCAAACCAGTGGATGGAGTTTAACTGAGCAAGATCCTTTTAACAATGTAGCCCGTACTGCAATTGAAGCTATGGCTGCTGCTTTTGGAGGAACACAAAGTTTACATACCAACGCTTTAGATGAGGCAATTGCCTTACCTACCGATTTTTCAGCACGCATTGCTCGTAACACACAAATATACTTACAACAAGAAACCCATATTACAAAAACAGTTGATCCTTGGGCAGGTAGTTATCATGTAGAAAAACTTACTGAAGAAATTGCCAATAAAGCATGGGAGCTAATTCAAGAAGTTGAAGAATTAGGAGGAATGACCAAAGCTATTGAAAAGGGGATTCCTAAAATGCGTATTGAAGAAGCGGCTGCTAAAAAGCAAGCCAAAATTGATAGTGGTCAAGATGTAATTGTTGGCGTAAACAAATACCAATTAAAACAAGAAGATCCTCTACATATTTTAGAAGTTGACAACGAAGCTGTTCGTCAATCTCAAATTGACAGACTAAACGACTTAAAATCGAAAAGAAATCAAGCTGAAGTAGATAAAACTTTACGTGATTTAACTGAATCTGCTAAAACAGGTGAAGGAAATTTATTAGATTTAGCGGTAAAAGCTGCAAGAAACAGAGCTACTTTAGGTGAAATTTCAGACGCTCTTGAAACTATTTTTGGACGTCATAAAGCAGTACATAAAACCATATCTGGCGTGTATAGTAAAGAAATAAAAGACGACGAGTTATTTAAAAAAGCTACTGAGTTAGCCGACAAGTTCGCAGAATTAGAAGGACGACGTCCTCGAATTATGATTGCTAAATTAGGACAAGACGGTCACGATCGTGGTGCTAAAGTAGTTGCTACTGGTTATGCTGATTTAGGTTTTGATGTAGATATAGGTCCATTATTCCAAACACCACAAGAAGCCACCAAACAAGCTATAGAAAATGATGTACATATTTTAGGTATTTCATCATTGGCTGCAGGACATAAAACGTTAGTTCCGCAAGTTATTGCTGAACTTAAAAAATATGGCCGTGAAGATATTATGGTTATTGTTGGTGGTGTAATTCCAGCACAAGATTACCAATTCTTATTTGACGCTGGTGCTGTAGGTGTTTTTGGCCCTGGAACTAAAATTGCGCAAGCTGCCATTGATATGTTAACTATTTTAATTGATAGTGTAGAAGAATAACAGTTATGAAAATAAAATTTATTGATAGAAAAACAGGTAAAATAATTACCGAAACCCCTCCTGGAGAAGGGTATTTAAAATTGCTATATAATAATCCATTTGGTAAAATGGCTTTATTACCATTAGTTAAACGTAAATTTTTGTCATCATGGTATGGTAAGCTCATGAACAAACCTAATTCTATTAACAAAATAAACAGTTTTGTTAGAGAACTTCAAATCGACATGAGTGAAGCCGAAAGACCATCTGAAGACTACATTTCTTTCAATGACTTTTTCTATCGAAAATTAAAACCTGGTGCACGCCCTATTGAGGAAGGCTTTGTTTCTCCTGGTGACGGAAAAATGTTAGCATTTAAAAGCATTTCTG
Encoded proteins:
- the udk gene encoding uridine kinase; its protein translation is MFVIGIAGGTGSGKTTVVNQIINELPADEVCVISQDSYYKQTDNLTYEERTKINFDHPRAIDFDLMVDHLSELKNGCIIEQPVYSFVAHNRTKDTIKTHPRKVIIIEGILIFNSKELRNLCDIKVFVHADADERLIRRVRRDIKERGRDVDEVLNRYQSTLKPMHQQFIEPTKNYADIIIPNDRYNTVAIDIVRTVINDRL
- a CDS encoding FtsB family cell division protein produces the protein MSLKSIKNKPSFKIVTNIYVIILTVFVVWMLFFDENSYLTHREFNKEINELKSWIDYHEKKIKKDKKTIQQLQDSLQLERYAREKYLMKKEDEDIYIIEFDTIKK
- a CDS encoding methylmalonyl-CoA mutase subunit beta; the encoded protein is MSNYLFDEFQGVTPAEWKQKIQVDLKGADYNDTLLWKTEEGITVKPFYTKEDRTNIQINTPNKGFAICQSINIENEEEANTFAIYSIKRGANAIKFSAKKEFDYNTLLKGIDTQKTLLYFTFNFLSSQFVKKLADFTNSDKCYFNIDVIGNLASSGNWYSNLKSDHTQLEEIAKATQNAICVNASIYQNAGATIVQQLAYALAHANEYLNHFGSSIANNIHFNFSVGSNYFFEIAKLRAFRILWDSLLNEYNTKATAHIFTQPSSRNKTIYDYNVNMLRTTSECMSAILGGTNTVANSSYDKIFHHSNEFGERISRNQLLILQQESELAEAQKIADGAYYIETITQQLAQKALEVFKLIEKGGGFLKQLKEGVIQRKIKESADKEQQLFDSGELVLLGTNKIQNENDKMKNDLEVSPFLKIRNEKTLIQPIIQKRLAEKLEQERLENE
- the scpA gene encoding methylmalonyl-CoA mutase, coding for MSRKDISNIQIDKNQEQQSKNFKHEDFVAGIAPNLRGPYSTMYVRRPWTIRQYAGFSTAEESNAFYRRNLAAGQKGLSVAFDLATHRGYDSDHERVQGDVGKAGVAIDSVEDMKVLFDQIPLDKMSVSMTMNGAVLPILAFYIVAAEEQGVAPKLLSGTIQNDILKEFMVRNTYIYPPTPSMKIIADIFRYTSENMPRFNSISISGYHMQEAGATAEIELAYTLADGLEYIKKGLEAGMDIDTFAPRLSFFWAIGMNHFMEIAKMRAGRMLWAKLVKQFNPKNPKSLALRTHCQTSGWSLTEQDPFNNVARTAIEAMAAAFGGTQSLHTNALDEAIALPTDFSARIARNTQIYLQQETHITKTVDPWAGSYHVEKLTEEIANKAWELIQEVEELGGMTKAIEKGIPKMRIEEAAAKKQAKIDSGQDVIVGVNKYQLKQEDPLHILEVDNEAVRQSQIDRLNDLKSKRNQAEVDKTLRDLTESAKTGEGNLLDLAVKAARNRATLGEISDALETIFGRHKAVHKTISGVYSKEIKDDELFKKATELADKFAELEGRRPRIMIAKLGQDGHDRGAKVVATGYADLGFDVDIGPLFQTPQEATKQAIENDVHILGISSLAAGHKTLVPQVIAELKKYGREDIMVIVGGVIPAQDYQFLFDAGAVGVFGPGTKIAQAAIDMLTILIDSVEE